One Phaseolus vulgaris cultivar G19833 chromosome 2, P. vulgaris v2.0, whole genome shotgun sequence DNA window includes the following coding sequences:
- the LOC137812448 gene encoding probable mediator of RNA polymerase II transcription subunit 26c isoform X2, with amino-acid sequence MDSKDFRSILESAGIDIWMLMDVAIAVASVDHSDELRRRRDGIVERLYATSSVSSPPCPNCDVDDVREIEMKSNVNPSVEEEKETCEVLFDDEQKKILEIKEQLEDPHQSIDSLLELLQNLADMDITFQALEETDIGRHVNRLRKHSSNDVKKLVKLLVRKWKEIIDEWMKLKTPGEATTTVVADEDSPQEKILQNGHRQIPDFADSPNALNESFGSEHNNIEPQQRKPKAIPRKESPPQPSASRQRESNFELDKLASARKRLIENYKEPKSKERSR; translated from the exons ATGGATTCTAAGGATTTTCGATCCATATTGGAGAGCGCGGGCATCGACATTTGGATGTTGATGGATGTCGCCATCGCAGTGGCGTCTGTCGACCACAGTGATGAATTGAGGCGTCGAAGAGACGGAATCGTGGAGCGCCTCTATGCCACGAGCTCCGTGTCATCTCCGCCGTGTCCAAATTGTGATGTCGACGACGTTAGAGAAATCGAGATGAAAAGCAATGTTAATCCCTCCGTGGAGGAGGAAAAGGAAACTTGCGAAGTCTTGTTTGATGATGAACAAAAGAAGATTCTAGAGATTAAAGAGCAACTTGAAGATCCTCACCAG TCCATAGATTCGTTGTTGGAGCTGTTGCAGAATCTAGCAGACATGGATATCACATTCCAAGCCTTGGAA GAGACTGACATTGGGAGGCATGTGAATCGGTTGAGAAAGCATTCGTCTAATGACGTTAAGAAATTGGTGAAGTTGCTCGTCAG GAAATGGAAGGAGATTATAGATGAATGGATGAAGTTGAAGACGCCAGGAGAAGCGACTACTACTGTCGTGG CTGACGAGGACTCGCCACAAGAGAAAATCCTGCAAAATGGGCATCGTCAG ATTCCCGATTTTGCAGACTCGCCAAATGCACTCA ATGAGAGTTTTGGGTCAGAGCACAACAACATTGAACCACAACAACGAAAACCAAAAGCAATTCCTCGCAAAGAATCTCCCCCACAACCATCGGCATCA AGACAAAGAGAGAGCAATTTTGAGTTGGATAAACTTGCTTCAGCAAGAAAGCGACTTATAGAGAACTACAAAGAG CCAAAAAGCAAAGAACGATCCAGGTGA
- the LOC137812449 gene encoding WAT1-related protein At5g64700 isoform X1 has protein sequence MKGNKPYLVVILIQAIYAAMFLLSKAAFDHGMNNFIFVFYRQTAATIFLIPFAFFFEWKTAPPLSFVAFCKIFFLSFLGITASLDIYGIALIYTSATLAASITNCLPAITFFLALLFRIEVLKVNSAPGVAKLVGVVACLTGAAILAFYKGPHLELLSHFNLLGYHKSQEHLGHAASPSWIKGCFLMLLSSTFWGMWLVLQTFVIKGYPSKLLFTTLQCFLSSIQSLGIALAVERDIEQWKLGWNVRLLAVVYCGIMVTGVTYYLQAWVIEKKGPVFLAMATPLALIMTIISSSFILGEIITLGRLYIHHQSPPSSQLLLPFYISLFFSHVFHTFTKIIVSHSNTCSK, from the exons ATGAAAGGAAACAAGCCTTATCTAGTTGTGATCCTCATACAAGCCATCTACGCTGCTATGTTTCTGCTCTCAAAAGCAGCATTTGACCATGGCATGAACAACTTCATCTTTGTCTTCTATAGACAGACCGCAGCCACCATATTCCTCATCCCTTTTGCTTTCTTCTTTGAATG GAAAACTGCACCCCCTTTGTCATTCGTGGCCTTCTgcaagatcttttttctttctttcctgGG GATCACTGCCAGCTTGGACATATATGGTATTGCCCTTATTTACACTTCTGCTACTTTGGCTGCTTCTATCACAAACTGTCTCCCAGCCATCACCTTCTTCTTAGCGTTACTGTTCAG GATAGAAGTTTTGAAAGTAAACAGTGCCCCTGGTGTTGCTAAGTTGGTTGGAGTAGTGGCATGCTTAACTGGAGCAGCAATCCTTGCTTTCTATAAAGGTCCTCATTTGGAACTTTTAAGCCATTTTAACCTTTTAGGGTACCATAAAAGCCAAGAACACCTGGGTCATGCTGCATCTCCTTCATGGATAAAGGGCTGCTTCCTCATGCTCCTCTCCAGCACCTTTTGGGGAATGTGGCTTGTGCTACAG ACTTTTGTCATAAAAGGCTACCCTTCAAAGCTGCTCTTCACAACTCTTCAGTGTTTCTTAAGCTCCATTCAGTCTTTGGGCATTGCCTTGGCAGTAGAAAGAGACATTGAGCAATGGAAATTGGGGTGGAATGTCAGACTCCTTGCTGTTGTGTACTGT GGAATTATGGTGACTGGTGTAACATATTACTTACAAGCATGGGTTATAGAGAAGAAAGGACCTGTGTTTCTGGCCATGGCAACACCACTGGCACTCATAATGACCATCATCTCCTCCTCATTTATCTTGGGCGAGATAATAACTTTGGGAAGGTTATATATTCATCATCAATCACCACCCTCATCCCAACTTTTACTACCTTTTtatatttctcttttcttttcccATGTGTTTCACACATTTACTAAAATCATAGTTTCACACTCCAATACATGCTCAAAATAA
- the LOC137812451 gene encoding uncharacterized protein produces MGGCATKPKVSKDDSHGNPKAPQPQPEPQQPTKDPLQTKPATQDNLNVNEIVDEDQANKRRSLSLLFKENENSKVSTENEKTTVEETVKEVLDGKKPAEDPKSNEPTVNPESLKPEEKLSEESKSNESSKQNFETVKKETSQTEKPSEGILNNEADKETEKLEAKSEKPSEVTIISEPAKETGKLESEAEKPSGVTGISEPTKKTVKLESEAEKPSEVTIISEPAKETVKLESQAEKPSEVTIISVPAKETVKLKSEAEKPSEVTSISEPPKKTVKLESEAEQPSKGTSISESAKETVKLGSQAEKPSERSGISESAKETMKLGSQTEKPSERTGISEPAKETVKLESQAEKPSERTGISQPAKETVKLESQAEKPSERTGISVPAKETVKPESQQAEKHSEKTHINEPAKETVKPEPEAGKASEKKNQSSELVKGEHVKTKETSSEKPQSNEPIKHKVELIEPPQAEKPSGKSEKKASEAETRETPFKESIGTAVALPEEKVIEVVPSDAKSVEKVTKVADGGTVNH; encoded by the exons ATGGGAGGATGTGCGACCAAGCCCAAGGTTTCCAAGGACGATTCCCACGGGAACCCCAAAGCACCTCAACCTCAACCTGAACCTCAACAACCAACCAAGGACCCTCTCCAAACCAAACCTGCTACCCAAGACAACCTTAATGTCAACGAAATCGTCGACGAAGACCAAGCAAACAAACGACGCTCTCTCAGCTTGTTGTTCAAGGAG AATGAAAATTCTAAGGTTTCCACAGAAAATGAGAAAACCACAGTGGAGGAGACTGTGAAAGAAGTGTTAGACGGCAAGAAACCTGCTGAGGATCCTAAAAGCAACGAGCCAACAGTTAACCCAGAATCTCTAAAACCAGAGGAGAAGCTGTCCGAGGAAAGTAAAAGCAATGAATcctcaaaacaaaattttgagaCTGTGAAGAAAGAAACATCACAAACTGAGAAACCTTCTGAAGGAATTCTTAACAATGAAGCAGATAAGGAGACAGAGAAACTAGAGGCAAAATCTGAGAAACCTTCAGAGGTAACTATTATAAGTGAACCAGCTAAGGAAACAGGAAAACTAGAATCAGAAGCTGAGAAACCTTCAGGGGTAACTGGTATAAGTGAACCAACCAAGAAAACAGTGAAACTAGAATCAGAAGCTGAGAAACCTTCGGAGGTAACTATTATAAGTGAGCCAGCCAAGGAAACAGTGAAACTAGAATCACAAGCTGAGAAACCTTCAGAGGTAACTATTATAAGTGTACCGGCCAAGGAAACAGTGAAACTAAAATCAGAAGCGGAGAAACCTTCAGAGGTAACTAGTATAAGTGAACCACCCAAGAAAACAGTGAAATTAGAATCAGAAGCGGAGCAACCTTCAAAGGGAACTAGTATAAGTGAATCAGCAAAGGAGACAGTGAAACTAGGATCACAAGCTGAGAAACCTTCAGAGCGTTCTGGTATAAGTGAATCAGCAAAGGAGACAATGAAACTAGGATCACAAACCGAGAAACCTTCAGAAAGAACTGGTATAAGTGAACCAGCCAAGGAAACAGTGAAACTAGAATCACAAGCTGAGAAACCTTCAGAACGAACTGGTATAAGTCAACCAGCCAAGGAAACAGTGAAACTAGAATCACAAGCTGAGAAACCTTCAGAGCGAACTGGTATAAGTGTACCAGCCAAGGAAACAGTGAAACCAGAGTCACAACAAGCTGAGAAACATTCTGAGAAAACTCATATAAATGAACCTGCTAAGGAAACAGTGAAACCAGAACCAGAAGCCGGGAAAGCTTCGGAGAAAAAGAATCAAAGCAGCGAGCTAGTGAAGGGAGAACATGTGAAGACTAAAGAGACATCTTCAGAGAAACCACAAAGCAATGAACCCATCAAACACAAAGTGGAGCTTATTGAACCACCGCAAGCAGAAAAGCCAAGTGGGAAATCAGAGAAGAAGGCTTCAGAAGCTGAAACACGCGAGACTCCGTTTAAAGAGAGCATAGGCACAGCCGTAGCTCTTCCTGAGGAGAAAGTAATTGAAGTTGTTCCAAGTGATGCGAAGTCTGTGGAGAAGGTAACAAAGGTTGCTGATGGTGGCACTGTCAATCACTGA
- the LOC137812448 gene encoding probable mediator of RNA polymerase II transcription subunit 26c isoform X1 produces the protein MDSKDFRSILESAGIDIWMLMDVAIAVASVDHSDELRRRRDGIVERLYATSSVSSPPCPNCDVDDVREIEMKSNVNPSVEEEKETCEVLFDDEQKKILEIKEQLEDPHQSIDSLLELLQNLADMDITFQALEETDIGRHVNRLRKHSSNDVKKLVKLLVRKWKEIIDEWMKLKTPGEATTTVVADEDSPQEKILQNGHRQIPDFADSPNALNESFGSEHNNIEPQQRKPKAIPRKESPPQPSASRQRESNFELDKLASARKRLIENYKEVANAKKQRTIQVMDLHELPKPKNAFFGKNKGGTSQRKHW, from the exons ATGGATTCTAAGGATTTTCGATCCATATTGGAGAGCGCGGGCATCGACATTTGGATGTTGATGGATGTCGCCATCGCAGTGGCGTCTGTCGACCACAGTGATGAATTGAGGCGTCGAAGAGACGGAATCGTGGAGCGCCTCTATGCCACGAGCTCCGTGTCATCTCCGCCGTGTCCAAATTGTGATGTCGACGACGTTAGAGAAATCGAGATGAAAAGCAATGTTAATCCCTCCGTGGAGGAGGAAAAGGAAACTTGCGAAGTCTTGTTTGATGATGAACAAAAGAAGATTCTAGAGATTAAAGAGCAACTTGAAGATCCTCACCAG TCCATAGATTCGTTGTTGGAGCTGTTGCAGAATCTAGCAGACATGGATATCACATTCCAAGCCTTGGAA GAGACTGACATTGGGAGGCATGTGAATCGGTTGAGAAAGCATTCGTCTAATGACGTTAAGAAATTGGTGAAGTTGCTCGTCAG GAAATGGAAGGAGATTATAGATGAATGGATGAAGTTGAAGACGCCAGGAGAAGCGACTACTACTGTCGTGG CTGACGAGGACTCGCCACAAGAGAAAATCCTGCAAAATGGGCATCGTCAG ATTCCCGATTTTGCAGACTCGCCAAATGCACTCA ATGAGAGTTTTGGGTCAGAGCACAACAACATTGAACCACAACAACGAAAACCAAAAGCAATTCCTCGCAAAGAATCTCCCCCACAACCATCGGCATCA AGACAAAGAGAGAGCAATTTTGAGTTGGATAAACTTGCTTCAGCAAGAAAGCGACTTATAGAGAACTACAAAGAGGTTGCAAATG CCAAAAAGCAAAGAACGATCCAGGTGATGGATCTCCATGAGCTGCCAAAACCCAAGAATGCCTTCTTCGGAAAAAACAAAGGTGGCACCAGTCAGAGAAAACACTGGTGA
- the LOC137812449 gene encoding WAT1-related protein At5g64700 isoform X2 translates to MKGNKPYLVVILIQAIYAAMFLLSKAAFDHGMNNFIFVFYRQTAATIFLIPFAFFFEWKTAPPLSFVAFCKIFFLSFLGITASLDIYGIALIYTSATLAASITNCLPAITFFLALLFRIEVLKVNSAPGVAKLVGVVACLTGAAILAFYKGPHLELLSHFNLLGYHKSQEHLGHAASPSWIKGCFLMLLSSTFWGMWLVLQTFVIKGYPSKLLFTTLQCFLSSIQSLGIALAVERDIEQWKLGWNVRLLAVVYCGIMVTGVTYYLQAWVIEKKGPVFLAMATPLALIMTIISSSFILGEIITLGSLLGSIVLVIGLYCVLWGKSREQMPKASPDLEEASS, encoded by the exons ATGAAAGGAAACAAGCCTTATCTAGTTGTGATCCTCATACAAGCCATCTACGCTGCTATGTTTCTGCTCTCAAAAGCAGCATTTGACCATGGCATGAACAACTTCATCTTTGTCTTCTATAGACAGACCGCAGCCACCATATTCCTCATCCCTTTTGCTTTCTTCTTTGAATG GAAAACTGCACCCCCTTTGTCATTCGTGGCCTTCTgcaagatcttttttctttctttcctgGG GATCACTGCCAGCTTGGACATATATGGTATTGCCCTTATTTACACTTCTGCTACTTTGGCTGCTTCTATCACAAACTGTCTCCCAGCCATCACCTTCTTCTTAGCGTTACTGTTCAG GATAGAAGTTTTGAAAGTAAACAGTGCCCCTGGTGTTGCTAAGTTGGTTGGAGTAGTGGCATGCTTAACTGGAGCAGCAATCCTTGCTTTCTATAAAGGTCCTCATTTGGAACTTTTAAGCCATTTTAACCTTTTAGGGTACCATAAAAGCCAAGAACACCTGGGTCATGCTGCATCTCCTTCATGGATAAAGGGCTGCTTCCTCATGCTCCTCTCCAGCACCTTTTGGGGAATGTGGCTTGTGCTACAG ACTTTTGTCATAAAAGGCTACCCTTCAAAGCTGCTCTTCACAACTCTTCAGTGTTTCTTAAGCTCCATTCAGTCTTTGGGCATTGCCTTGGCAGTAGAAAGAGACATTGAGCAATGGAAATTGGGGTGGAATGTCAGACTCCTTGCTGTTGTGTACTGT GGAATTATGGTGACTGGTGTAACATATTACTTACAAGCATGGGTTATAGAGAAGAAAGGACCTGTGTTTCTGGCCATGGCAACACCACTGGCACTCATAATGACCATCATCTCCTCCTCATTTATCTTGGGCGAGATAATAACTTTGGGAAG CCTTTTAGGTAGCATCGTTTTGGTTATTGGACTGTACTGCGTGCTGTGGGGAAAGAGTAGAGAGCAAATGCCAAAAGCTTCCCCAGATTTGGAGGAGGCATCGAGTTAG
- the LOC137812456 gene encoding fibrillin protein 5 homolog, producing MVTNLLQPPMTDSHVSLLICRTMNAMKLQNFVPARNHSRINTSRFGERPLWFRPITIIKVAEHNSGSGLIELETLAQKKRELYQAVEGINRGIFGMPSAKKSEIESLVQQLESLNPTPYPTQELETVAGCWRLVYSTISILGSKRTKLGLRDFISLDEFFQTIDISKSKAVNMIKFSARGLSLLSGQLSIEASFKIASTTRVDINFENSTITPDQLMNVFRKNYDLLLNIFNPEGWLEITYVDDSMRIGRDDKSNIFVLERFDDSNNS from the exons ATGGTCACTAACCTACTCCAGCCTCCAATGACAGATTCCCATGTAAGTCTTCTCATTTGTAGAACCATGAATGCCATGAAGCTACAAAATTTTGTCCCAGCCAGAAATCATTCCAGAATAAACACCTCAAGATTCGGTGAGAGACCGTTATGGTTTAGACCCATTACAATCATTAAAGTTGCAGAACACAATTCTGGGTCAGGCTTAATTGAGCTTGAAACACTTGCTCAGAAGAAACGAGAGCTTTACCAGGCGGTGGAAG GAATCAATAGGGGAATCTTCGGAATGCCATCTGCCAAGAAATCCGAAATTGAAAGTCTGGTGCAGCAGCTAGAATCTCTGAATCCTACTCCATACCCAACTCAAGAACTTGAGACG GTAGCTGGGTGTTGGAGGCTTGTTTACAGTACAATATCAATTTTGGGATCAAAGAGGACAAAGTTAGGCCTCAGAGACTTTATCTCACTGGATGAATTTTTTCAGACAATTGATATATCCAAG AGCAAAGCAGTTAACATGATCAAGTTCAGTGCAAGAGGATTGAGTTTGTTGTCTGGACAACTTAGTATTGAAGCCTCTTTCAAGATTGCTTCCACAACA AGGGTTGACATTAATTTCGAAAATTCAACTATCACTCCTGATCAG TTGATGAATGTGTTCCGGAAAAATTATGATCTTCTGCTCAATATCTTCAATCCAGAGGGATGGCTGGAAATCAC ATATGTTGATGATTCGATGAGAATAGGAAGGGACGACAAAAGCAATATCTTTGTACTGGAAAGATTTGATGATAGTAATAACTCTTAa